Proteins from a single region of Pseudomonas phenolilytica:
- a CDS encoding aromatic/alkene monooxygenase hydroxylase subunit beta, which translates to MQIDLRTVSIQPLRQTFDHLARRFGDKPASRYQEGSYDIQAAENLHYRPTWDPDQELYDPAISKIVMRDWYALKDPRQFYYSTYTLTRARQQETTEANFTFVESRGLVELLPEAVRTAALELLVPLRHAAWGANLNNTFICGYGYSAIFTQPCIYHAMDNLGTAQYLSRIGLLLGGTEALDAGKAAWMQGAAWQELRRYVEDTLVLRDPFESFVAQNLVLDGLLYPLVYARIVDEHFAANGGSAVAMLTQFMSDWFEETRKWVDAVIKTAAAESEANREQLQAWVGVWRERAVPALLPLVRQVFAEQAEDIVSEQLDAFKARLDKTGVVI; encoded by the coding sequence ATGCAAATCGATCTACGCACGGTCAGCATTCAGCCACTGCGCCAGACCTTCGACCATCTGGCCCGGCGCTTCGGCGACAAGCCCGCCTCGCGCTACCAGGAAGGCAGCTACGACATCCAGGCCGCGGAAAACCTGCACTACCGGCCGACCTGGGACCCGGACCAGGAACTCTACGACCCGGCCATCAGCAAGATCGTCATGCGCGACTGGTACGCGCTGAAAGACCCGCGTCAGTTCTACTACAGCACCTACACCCTGACGCGCGCGCGCCAGCAGGAAACCACCGAGGCCAACTTCACCTTCGTCGAGTCGCGCGGGCTGGTCGAGCTGCTGCCCGAGGCGGTGCGCACCGCCGCGCTGGAGCTGCTGGTGCCGCTGCGCCACGCCGCCTGGGGCGCCAACCTGAACAACACCTTCATCTGCGGCTACGGCTACAGCGCGATCTTCACCCAGCCGTGCATCTACCACGCGATGGACAACCTGGGCACCGCCCAGTACCTGTCGCGCATTGGCTTGCTGCTGGGCGGCACCGAGGCGCTGGACGCCGGCAAGGCGGCCTGGATGCAAGGTGCGGCCTGGCAGGAACTGCGCCGCTATGTCGAAGACACCCTGGTGCTGCGCGACCCGTTCGAGTCGTTCGTGGCGCAGAACCTGGTGCTCGACGGCCTGCTTTATCCGCTGGTCTACGCGCGCATCGTCGATGAGCACTTCGCCGCCAACGGCGGTTCGGCGGTGGCCATGCTCACCCAGTTCATGAGCGACTGGTTCGAGGAGACCCGCAAGTGGGTCGATGCGGTGATCAAGACCGCTGCCGCCGAATCCGAGGCCAATCGCGAGCAGCTGCAGGCCTGGGTCGGCGTCTGGCGCGAACGCGCGGTGCCGGCGCTGCTGCCGCTGGTGCGCCAGGTCTTCGCCGAACAGGCCGAGGACATCGTCAGCGAACAACTGGACGCCTTCAAGGCGCGTCTCGACAAGACCGGCGTGGTCATCTGA
- a CDS encoding MmoB/DmpM family protein — protein sequence MSTVFIALQANEETRPIIEAIELDNPEAVVNREPAMVKIDAPGQLVINRETIEEQIGRSFDMQELNVNLITLSGNVCEDEDSLTLTWRS from the coding sequence ATGTCCACCGTATTCATCGCATTGCAAGCCAACGAAGAAACCCGCCCGATCATCGAGGCCATCGAACTCGACAACCCCGAGGCGGTGGTCAACCGCGAACCGGCGATGGTCAAGATCGACGCTCCCGGCCAGCTGGTGATCAACCGCGAAACCATCGAGGAGCAGATCGGCCGCAGCTTCGACATGCAGGAGCTGAACGTCAACCTGATCACCCTGTCGGGCAACGTCTGCGAAGACGAAGACTCGCTGACCCTGACCTGGCGCTCCTGA
- a CDS encoding phenol hydroxylase subunit P4 has protein sequence MSVVARKEYVGVARDRIENFNGKQLVFISWDHHLLFAAPMMFCVTPQTRLGELLDRHLQPLLQADPDSAAIDWSKAEWLKGNQPWVPDFEGSLADNGIGHKQQLRLRTPGLNSVCAVQ, from the coding sequence ATGTCCGTAGTTGCCCGCAAAGAGTATGTCGGCGTCGCCCGCGACCGAATCGAGAATTTCAACGGCAAGCAGCTGGTCTTCATCAGCTGGGACCATCACCTGCTGTTCGCCGCGCCGATGATGTTCTGCGTGACGCCGCAGACCCGCCTCGGCGAACTGCTCGACCGCCACCTGCAGCCCCTGCTGCAGGCCGACCCGGACAGCGCCGCCATCGACTGGAGCAAGGCCGAATGGCTCAAGGGCAACCAGCCCTGGGTGCCGGACTTCGAGGGCAGCCTGGCCGACAACGGTATTGGCCACAAACAGCAGCTGCGCCTGCGTACACCGGGCCTGAACAGCGTCTGCGCCGTGCAGTGA
- a CDS encoding NADH:ubiquinone reductase (Na(+)-transporting) subunit F yields the protein MSYELTIEPLGQTIEIEEGQTILDAALRAGIYLPHACGHGLCATCKVQVVDGEIDHGEASTFALMDFEREEQKCLACCATVESDVVIEAEVEEDPDSLNLPVRDYYGTVSRIESLTPTIKGVWIKLDDAEGVQFQAGQYINLMLPDEIGSRAFSIASVPGADELELNIRIVPGGRGTMYVHEQLQVGERVHLTGPYGRFFVKKSADLPVIFMAGGSGLSSPRSMILDLLAEGFTKPITLIYGQRNREELYYHEEFLALAIRHPNFHYVPALSHEPEGSAWQGFRGFVHDAAKAHFDNDFRDHKAYLCGPPLMIESCISTLMQGRLFERDIYTEKFISAADAQQVRSPLFKAI from the coding sequence ATGAGCTACGAACTGACCATCGAGCCGCTGGGCCAGACCATCGAGATCGAGGAAGGCCAGACCATCCTCGACGCCGCGCTACGTGCCGGTATCTACCTGCCGCATGCCTGCGGCCACGGGCTGTGCGCCACCTGCAAGGTGCAGGTGGTGGACGGCGAGATCGACCACGGCGAGGCCTCCACCTTCGCCTTGATGGACTTCGAGCGCGAGGAGCAGAAGTGCCTGGCCTGCTGCGCCACCGTCGAGAGCGACGTGGTCATCGAGGCGGAAGTCGAGGAAGACCCGGACTCGCTGAACCTGCCGGTGCGCGACTACTACGGCACCGTCAGCCGCATCGAGTCGCTGACACCGACCATCAAGGGCGTCTGGATCAAGCTCGACGATGCCGAGGGCGTGCAGTTCCAGGCCGGCCAGTACATCAACCTGATGCTGCCGGACGAGATCGGCAGCCGCGCCTTCTCCATCGCCAGCGTGCCGGGCGCCGACGAGCTGGAGCTGAATATCCGCATCGTCCCCGGCGGGCGCGGCACGATGTACGTGCACGAGCAGCTGCAGGTCGGCGAGCGCGTGCACCTGACCGGGCCGTACGGCCGCTTCTTCGTGAAGAAGTCCGCCGACCTGCCGGTGATCTTCATGGCCGGCGGCTCGGGGCTGTCCAGCCCGCGTTCGATGATCCTCGACCTGCTGGCCGAAGGCTTCACCAAGCCGATCACGCTGATCTACGGCCAGCGCAACCGCGAGGAGCTGTACTACCACGAGGAATTCCTCGCTCTGGCCATCCGTCACCCCAACTTCCACTACGTCCCGGCGCTCTCCCACGAGCCCGAAGGCAGCGCCTGGCAGGGGTTCCGCGGTTTCGTACATGACGCGGCGAAGGCGCATTTCGACAACGACTTCCGCGACCACAAGGCCTACCTCTGCGGCCCGCCGCTGATGATCGAGTCGTGCATCAGCACGCTGATGCAGGGCCGGCTGTTCGAGCGTGACATCTACACCGAGAAGTTCATCTCGGCGGCCGACGCCCAGCAGGTGCGCAGCCCGCTGTTCAAGGCGATCTGA
- a CDS encoding phenol hydroxylase subunit, whose product MSTPEHALDMTPAELDTRKRYVRITGSRGGEFVEFDFAIGEPELFVEMILTYEAFIEFCTANAVEVLPPEAGVLDDGSDAAQWNWRLADATKVRFKH is encoded by the coding sequence ATGAGCACGCCCGAACACGCGCTGGACATGACGCCGGCCGAGCTGGATACGCGCAAGCGCTACGTGCGCATCACCGGCAGCCGGGGCGGTGAATTCGTCGAGTTCGACTTCGCCATCGGCGAGCCGGAGCTGTTCGTCGAAATGATCCTGACCTACGAGGCCTTCATCGAGTTCTGCACCGCCAACGCGGTGGAAGTCCTGCCGCCGGAAGCCGGCGTGCTCGACGACGGCTCCGATGCCGCGCAGTGGAATTGGCGACTGGCCGATGCCACCAAGGTTCGTTTCAAGCACTAG
- a CDS encoding YHS domain-containing protein, whose translation MDMKTQNKKLTQKEKYRLLTRDLAWEPSYRSSAEIFPYIDYEGIKITDWDKWEDPFRLTMDAYWKYQAEKERKFYAIIDAHAQNNGHLNITDARYLSALKIFLQAISPGEYSAHKGFARVGREFRGVGTQVACQMQAIDEIRHAQTQIHALSNYNKFYNGFHAFAEQRDRIWYTSVARSFFDDAMSAGPFEFMMAIGFSFEYVLTNLLFVPFMSGAAYNGDMATVTFGFSAQSDEARHMTLGLECIKFMLEQHPDNLPIVQAWIDKWFWRGVRVLSLVSTMMDYMLPKRVMSWREAWNIYGVENGGALFKDLARYGIRPPKHWDQAEEAIDHMSHQLMLALYQWKFGTAFHVWVPSEEDMDWLSKKYPTTFDKYYRPRWEHIKKHEAATGAPFNNFGLPKLCQCCQLPTLFTEPGDPTLTCHRETVYKGDTYHFCSDGCKDIFDNEPEKYIQAWLPMPGLMQAPLHGDLGAWMDWAFLTDGQDNGDFATSQDRENFERWRAQSTSNQ comes from the coding sequence ATGGATATGAAGACCCAGAACAAGAAACTGACCCAGAAGGAAAAATACCGCCTGCTGACCCGCGACCTGGCCTGGGAGCCGAGCTATCGCAGCAGCGCCGAGATCTTTCCGTACATCGACTACGAAGGCATCAAGATCACCGACTGGGACAAGTGGGAAGACCCGTTCCGCCTGACCATGGACGCCTACTGGAAGTACCAGGCGGAGAAGGAGCGCAAGTTCTACGCGATCATCGACGCCCATGCGCAGAACAACGGCCACCTGAACATCACCGACGCGCGCTACCTGTCGGCACTGAAGATTTTCCTGCAGGCCATCAGCCCCGGCGAATACTCGGCGCACAAGGGCTTCGCCCGTGTCGGTCGCGAGTTCCGCGGTGTTGGCACCCAGGTCGCCTGCCAGATGCAGGCCATCGACGAGATCCGCCACGCGCAGACGCAGATCCACGCGCTGTCGAACTACAACAAGTTCTACAACGGCTTCCATGCCTTCGCCGAACAGCGCGACCGCATCTGGTACACCTCGGTGGCGCGCTCGTTCTTCGACGACGCCATGTCCGCCGGGCCGTTCGAATTCATGATGGCGATCGGCTTCAGCTTCGAATACGTGCTGACCAACCTGCTGTTCGTGCCGTTCATGTCCGGCGCCGCCTACAACGGCGACATGGCCACCGTCACCTTCGGCTTCTCGGCGCAGTCCGACGAGGCGCGGCACATGACGCTGGGGCTGGAGTGCATCAAGTTCATGCTCGAACAGCACCCGGACAACCTGCCGATCGTCCAGGCCTGGATCGACAAGTGGTTCTGGCGCGGCGTGCGCGTGCTGAGCCTGGTCAGCACGATGATGGACTACATGCTGCCCAAGCGCGTGATGAGCTGGCGCGAGGCGTGGAACATCTACGGCGTGGAGAACGGCGGCGCGCTGTTCAAGGATCTGGCGCGCTACGGCATCCGTCCGCCCAAGCACTGGGACCAGGCCGAGGAGGCCATCGACCACATGTCCCACCAGCTGATGCTGGCGCTGTACCAGTGGAAGTTCGGCACCGCGTTCCACGTCTGGGTGCCGTCCGAGGAGGACATGGACTGGCTGTCGAAGAAGTACCCGACCACCTTCGACAAGTACTACCGCCCGCGCTGGGAGCACATCAAGAAGCACGAAGCCGCGACCGGTGCGCCGTTCAACAACTTCGGCCTGCCCAAGCTGTGCCAGTGCTGCCAGCTGCCGACCCTGTTCACCGAGCCGGGCGACCCGACGCTGACCTGCCACCGCGAGACCGTCTACAAGGGCGACACCTACCACTTCTGCTCCGACGGCTGTAAGGACATCTTCGACAACGAGCCGGAGAAGTACATCCAGGCCTGGCTGCCGATGCCGGGGCTGATGCAGGCGCCGCTGCATGGCGATCTGGGTGCCTGGATGGACTGGGCGTTCCTCACCGACGGCCAGGACAACGGCGATTTCGCCACCTCGCAGGATCGTGAGAATTTCGAGCGCTGGCGCGCGCAGTCCACCTCCAACCAGTGA